The sequence GATATCCTAATTGTTCGGCAACAGGCCGAATTAAGGgggattttttttatattccTTGACAGCAATCGAAGTTATGTGCTTCGCTGATACGGCAGGGTGCTCCAACATGATGTAGCTATATCTTTTTCAAGTGTTCATTGCACCATCGGAGTAGATTTGAACAGTGTGTTAATGAGTAGCATTTTATCTTTGTCGTTTTAGGACTGCAAATCGGGTTGAACCTGTAACGTGATATCCTAGGTCAAATATTGACAGATGTCAGAAACAACTTTTGCTTAATCGTTGTAACGGCGTCAATGTTTTTTTCGgataatgaaaaatgaaaactgtctCACCAATTTTTCCTCTAATCCGTTTTAATCTTTTATTTTGCAACAGGACTCTTCCTTAGCTGAACGAGACGCTGGTGCTGGGGAAGGTTCAAGTGAAAAGGACCCTTTGCTTAAAAACGGGTCAGGACCCAATGTGGGCGTACCGTTAAAGTGACAGAACAGCAGAGCACGTATCATGGTCACCAAAAGGGTGTTGCTTACCTTCGTTTTTACATACGACTGCTGTCGTCTCCTGTTTTTCACGGTGATCTTTTAAATCCGGACTTGTTTAGTTTATTGAGTTGCAAAGTAAGCCACACCACGGTCAAGATTAATCCATTTTTTTCTAGAGTCTAGTTACATGCATTTTAATGACGCGACTGAATCATATTCCACATTTTCTCCATTCTTTTTTCTACCACACAGCTTGAAGCTGAATTTAACATGGAACGCGTATGCCAAATGTCTCATGTTGCTTCAATTTGTAAGAGTGATTGAGCAGTGTGACAAAAAGCATAGTGGATAAATCGTGTTAGACtgccaaaataatgaaaaagacGCATTTTAGTTTTCGCCTTTCAATTCAGGGTGACGAGAGGTGAAGAACAAAAACGAAATAccaaaaatgcttaaaatcatgtaataaaaaataaactagtttcAATATTATTTCATACGTTTATTTAGTATAATAAAATTACATCGTGACCTGAATGGTTTGTAGCCTGAGTGATGGAAAATGTCACCTTTGCTTTCCAAACAGTCAACAGCAAGTTTGCGGTACGTTTCTAGCGACTATTCTCTGAAAGGTGGATTCTGATCACTAAAACAATTTTGGACACTTATTTTCAACGTAGAAAGTAGAACCTAGACGAATTCCTCTGGCTGTTGAATATCTCTTTGAACAGCCATCTATTCATCATAAGAACCTTTAAATTGTGTCCCTCAGGGGTTTGATGTGTTTCCGGTGAGGCTCATAAGGAAATGTTTCTGTGCTGGTAATAAGCTTTAGCACTTTCGACGGAACGTATAATAGACTTTACAATAAACATCTATTGGTTTACGTAATTACTAGTACACCTAGTAGTTAACATTGTTGGCCGGACATACAACAGATGGAActgaacaggttaagaatcccaactggcaggaggtagaccagttggctatgtacaagggCAGCCGAGAAGTTGAACGGCGGACTGTCTGTAATAAATCCAGTTTgcggtcagagcgggacttgagcTCGGCATCAACAGATTTCGGGTCCGGTGCCAAACCTCTGCCACGCGGCCCCCTTATGCTGTAGCTTGATTGACGTACATGGATAGGAGAATGTATAAGACTTTGTGGAGATGTTGTTTGTTGTGGCATTGAACTCAAGATCATCCACTTGTTTGGTCGTTTACGCAGCTGGTTTCTTCTTGGTTGTTGGTTTTGCTACGAGGTGCTCCAACTTCGATGTTTTTTCGGCCAGCTAATGGACATGAGTTGAAGGCCATGGAATCACCAGTTGTAGTATTCACAGGAGGCGAAACTGACAGGAAAGGAAACACCTTGTTAGAAGATCTGGTCTTCTTGCGCCTGATTTCCCGCTTGAACTGCGTATGACGGAATGCGTAAAGAAACGGATCCAACATGGAATTGATGCTGAGACACGTGACTGGTAACCACTGCCCAATAGTGATCTTGAACATGGTACTTTTAAAAGCGTCGCCGTCAAAGTCAAACGGGTCACTGTGGAACTTGGCAAAGATTGAGAACATAAGGATTAAGAGGATgggaaaagcaaagaaaacaaagtttgTGAAAACCAACGAGGCTATTTTCCTCGCAAGTCTGAGCTCTCGTTTTACTCCCATGTGGTTACTGCTCTTTTTCACAAATATGAAAATATGAACGTACAAGGGAAGAGTTACAACGTACAACACCAGAATGGTAATTAGAGAGGCTAAGAGAATTAAAGATGACCCTGAAGATTTGAAGTCGTGGTGATAGCTCAAAGGGGTGCAAGCTCTTTCGATGTTGTAGTGCAACCCTCCAACACCAAAAATGGGCAACGCGGCAAAGGTGACCGCAACACCCCAAGCAAGTAACATCAAAATGTGAGTGTCTTTTACTGACAAGAGCTTCGAAGGGGTCATGCAATAAATAATTGCTAAGTATCTCTCCAGAGTAAGAAAAAGAGATATGGAGACCGAGATGAGTTGCCCTGCAATGAAGATTGGTCCAGTGGAAGGCTGCAGCTGTTTACCATGCAACATTATCTCTTCCAAAATGCCATCAATGTTTGAGATGTTGATGTGTGCCACCCATATGGAATAAATACCAACCAGTAGATCAATAATTCCCAGGTGTCCAATCAAGACAAATGAAGGACTCTTTCGCAACAATTTAGAAGTTAAAATAGTCGTGATGATGATCAAGTTCATGACAATAGTTAACGGACCCAA is a genomic window of Acropora muricata isolate sample 2 chromosome 8, ASM3666990v1, whole genome shotgun sequence containing:
- the LOC136926987 gene encoding follicle-stimulating hormone receptor-like isoform X2, translated to MMRGFVLRTRLVFLLLLSFCNADPSDISPFSQYSSCSTVCRCFNDDGKVSVKCRISGEQVTAESLEFELPPDVYSLDLSNNNLSFIPTRLFQKYTEIANLILDDNNIKNLTSTAMLGAFPSLSYLSFRRNSIIHVESDFFQGLHHLRILNLSLNDLNKWHGNLTHNTQALQALDISGTIHWVPGDNILALPNLQELRGVTWCVFCPNCMVIKPHNLVNGSGERRRKAEECLRKFDEMKFHDFGNKEPVRFIKHRYLPECMCVRQSECEFRQVVMPYFKRHRSLPQHLFLIDYILGPLTIVMNLIIITTILTSKLLRKSPSFVLIGHLGIIDLLVGIYSIWVAHINISNIDGILEEIMLHGKQLQPSTGPIFIAGQLISVSISLFLTLERYLAIIYCMTPSKLLSVKDTHILMLLAWGVAVTFAALPIFGVGGLHYNIERACTPLSYHHDFKSSGSSLILLASLITILVLYVVTLPLYVHIFIFVKKSSNHMGVKRELRLARKIASLVFTNFVFFAFPILLILMFSIFAKFHSDPFDFDGDAFKSTMFKITIGQWLPVTCLSINSMLDPFLYAFRHTQFKREIRRKKTRSSNKVFPFLSVSPPVNTTTGDSMAFNSCPLAGRKNIEVGAPRSKTNNQEETSCVNDQTSG
- the LOC136926987 gene encoding follicle-stimulating hormone receptor-like isoform X1; this encodes MSWGNEETEMRGFVLRTRLVFLLLLSFCNADPSDISPFSQYSSCSTVCRCFNDDGKVSVKCRISGEQVTAESLEFELPPDVYSLDLSNNNLSFIPTRLFQKYTEIANLILDDNNIKNLTSTAMLGAFPSLSYLSFRRNSIIHVESDFFQGLHHLRILNLSLNDLNKWHGNLTHNTQALQALDISGTIHWVPGDNILALPNLQELRGVTWCVFCPNCMVIKPHNLVNGSGERRRKAEECLRKFDEMKFHDFGNKEPVRFIKHRYLPECMCVRQSECEFRQVVMPYFKRHRSLPQHLFLIDYILGPLTIVMNLIIITTILTSKLLRKSPSFVLIGHLGIIDLLVGIYSIWVAHINISNIDGILEEIMLHGKQLQPSTGPIFIAGQLISVSISLFLTLERYLAIIYCMTPSKLLSVKDTHILMLLAWGVAVTFAALPIFGVGGLHYNIERACTPLSYHHDFKSSGSSLILLASLITILVLYVVTLPLYVHIFIFVKKSSNHMGVKRELRLARKIASLVFTNFVFFAFPILLILMFSIFAKFHSDPFDFDGDAFKSTMFKITIGQWLPVTCLSINSMLDPFLYAFRHTQFKREIRRKKTRSSNKVFPFLSVSPPVNTTTGDSMAFNSCPLAGRKNIEVGAPRSKTNNQEETSCVNDQTSG